From Crateriforma spongiae, a single genomic window includes:
- a CDS encoding DUF1501 domain-containing protein, whose protein sequence is MHPILERLQLQTRRHFLSHSTAGIGAAALAHLVDGDVADASSDDDERGEKRPGFGTAKRVIYLHMTGSPPNLDLFDYKPALQQRDGQDCPDSFLAGREFAFTTGVPKLMGTPRQWKRVGKCGMWMSDAIEKLHDVADDLCVVHSMHTDQFNHAPAELLVYTGSPRPGRPSMGSWVTYGLGSENENLPGFVVLISSGVQPNGGKASFGSGFLPSVYQGVQCRSQGDPVLYSSDPPGMPRSIRRASLDLLGELNQIQAAEMGHPETTTRISQYELAFRMQTAVPEVMDIRQESQATLDQYGARPGESSLANNCLLARRLVESGVRFVQLFDWGWDFHGTGEATGLTKGLTEKCATMDRPVAALIQDLKQRGLLDETLVIWGGEFGRTPFREGRTSGSKILGRDHYPDAFTMWMAGGGVKGGFEYGQSDELGFGVTEHPVHVHDFQATVLHLLGIDHERLTYRFQGRDFRLTDVHGNVVTPVLA, encoded by the coding sequence ATGCATCCAATTTTAGAACGACTGCAATTGCAAACGCGGCGGCATTTCCTGTCGCATTCAACCGCGGGTATTGGGGCCGCCGCTTTGGCGCACCTGGTCGACGGTGACGTCGCCGATGCGTCCAGTGACGACGACGAACGAGGCGAAAAACGCCCCGGGTTTGGGACGGCCAAGCGGGTCATTTACCTGCATATGACCGGATCGCCGCCGAACCTGGACCTGTTCGATTACAAACCTGCACTCCAGCAGCGTGACGGTCAAGATTGTCCGGATTCGTTCTTGGCCGGCCGCGAATTCGCCTTCACCACCGGCGTTCCCAAACTGATGGGCACGCCACGTCAGTGGAAACGAGTCGGCAAGTGTGGGATGTGGATGTCCGACGCGATTGAAAAACTGCACGACGTCGCCGATGACCTGTGTGTGGTGCATTCAATGCACACCGACCAATTCAATCATGCGCCCGCCGAATTGTTGGTCTACACCGGATCGCCGCGCCCCGGTCGCCCGTCGATGGGATCGTGGGTGACGTACGGCCTGGGCAGCGAAAACGAGAACCTGCCCGGCTTTGTGGTGTTGATCAGCAGCGGAGTCCAACCCAATGGCGGCAAAGCGTCCTTCGGAAGCGGTTTTCTGCCGTCGGTGTACCAGGGCGTTCAATGTCGCAGCCAAGGCGATCCCGTTCTGTATTCCTCTGACCCGCCGGGGATGCCAAGATCGATCCGTCGTGCCAGCCTGGACTTGTTGGGCGAACTGAACCAGATTCAAGCAGCCGAGATGGGGCACCCGGAAACGACGACCCGAATCTCGCAATACGAGCTGGCCTTTCGGATGCAAACGGCGGTCCCCGAAGTGATGGACATTCGCCAGGAAAGCCAAGCGACGCTGGATCAATACGGGGCGCGGCCCGGTGAATCCAGCTTGGCCAACAATTGCCTGCTGGCACGACGGTTGGTGGAATCCGGCGTCCGCTTTGTGCAGTTGTTCGACTGGGGCTGGGACTTCCACGGCACCGGTGAAGCGACGGGGCTGACCAAAGGATTGACCGAAAAATGTGCCACGATGGATCGGCCGGTCGCCGCGTTGATCCAAGATCTGAAACAACGTGGCTTGCTGGATGAAACGTTGGTGATCTGGGGCGGCGAATTCGGCAGGACTCCGTTCCGCGAAGGCCGAACATCCGGCAGCAAGATTCTGGGTCGCGATCACTACCCCGATGCGTTCACCATGTGGATGGCCGGCGGCGGTGTCAAAGGCGGTTTCGAATACGGCCAGTCGGACGAACTGGGATTTGGCGTCACCGAACATCCCGTGCACGTTCATGATTTCCAGGCGACCGTGCTGCACCTACTGGGCATCGATCACGAACGATTGACCTATCGGTTCCAAGGGCGTGATTTTCGCTTGACTGATGTTCACGGCAACGTGGTGACGCCGGTCCTGGCCTGA
- a CDS encoding PSD1 and planctomycete cytochrome C domain-containing protein, whose amino-acid sequence MPISITVRAESPDTRPVDFAQEIRPLLSNRCFACHGPDEAERAAGLRLDTAESHEDLGGYAAIVPGDPDDSELMLRVMSDDPDMVMPPPDKGSPLSEEEIALLRRWIQAGATYDRHWSYTPPRPAPVPEIADDTWSADPIDRFALQKMQQHDRRPSTRASRRTLARRVALDLTGIPPTWDQSERFARDDRPDAYLRYVDRLLASPEFGERWARLWLDLARYADSAGYADDPPREIWAYRDYVIDSLNASKPFDQFTIEQIAGDLLPDADTSQLIATAFHRNTMTNNEGGTNDEEFRNVAVVDRTNTTFAVWMGTTMACAQCHTHKFDPITQEEYFRIFAFFNSSADQDRKDESPTIEIVTPQQRQQRADLKREIESLQKQLRQPSAEIDTDFTRWLDEHRSAPRWQTLTPIAAESESRSLEIRDDGTVQANGQKADKDRYRIQVSLDQQNAPAEFEHLRLRVHPKQTANFVLTSLEIRTSAGEVVAIQKVASDYHQNGFAPEGILKSEKPNDHGWAIAGQTGREHDLTVRLSRTLTPADGPLEVFLTQRSKHKRHLLDHFSIQATASDDAMRWAELPVDVRQKLVIKNANRSDALIKRLREYHRGITRVLRPTRQRLARAEKELAAIRPQTTVPVMKELPADQQRVTHIQIRGNYQSKGDVVTPGTPAALHPLVPHPSKPAPDRMDLARWLVAADNPLTARVIANRHWETLFGIGIVSTSEEFGSQGELPSHPELLDHLANELTTGGWDLKRLLRQIVNSQTYRQSSTVDAALAATDPDNRLLSRGPRHRIPAEMIRDQALAAAGLLSHKMHGPPVRPPQPELGLKAAFGNDTDWTTSTGEDRYRRGLYTMWRRSNPYPSMAVFDAPSREVCTVRRDRTNTPLQALVTLNDPVYVEAARGLAFRLIARHDSDLQRVTWAFRHALARSPTDAEAQRLIGFVRRMRQHYTDHLDQARRLTRPEHLPPPMAGSSVADDEMAIADQAAWTVACNVVLNLDEILMKR is encoded by the coding sequence ATGCCAATCTCGATTACCGTGCGTGCGGAATCGCCGGACACCCGGCCCGTGGATTTCGCACAAGAAATCAGGCCACTGCTGTCCAATCGATGCTTTGCCTGCCATGGTCCCGACGAAGCCGAGCGGGCCGCGGGTCTGCGTTTGGACACCGCGGAATCCCACGAAGACCTGGGGGGCTATGCGGCAATCGTCCCTGGCGACCCCGATGACAGCGAATTAATGCTGCGCGTGATGTCGGACGATCCCGACATGGTGATGCCGCCACCGGACAAGGGTTCGCCGCTGAGTGAAGAAGAAATCGCGTTGCTGCGTCGCTGGATCCAAGCCGGCGCGACGTACGATCGGCACTGGTCCTACACACCTCCCCGGCCCGCGCCGGTTCCCGAGATCGCAGACGACACCTGGTCGGCCGATCCGATCGACCGCTTCGCTTTGCAGAAGATGCAGCAACATGATCGACGCCCCAGCACCCGAGCGTCACGCCGTACACTGGCCCGTCGTGTCGCGTTAGATCTGACGGGGATCCCACCGACATGGGATCAGTCCGAGCGCTTCGCCCGAGATGACCGCCCCGACGCCTATTTGCGTTACGTCGATCGCTTGTTAGCCAGCCCAGAATTCGGAGAACGCTGGGCGCGACTCTGGTTGGACTTGGCTCGCTATGCCGATTCGGCCGGATACGCCGACGATCCTCCGCGCGAGATCTGGGCGTATCGCGACTATGTCATCGATTCACTGAACGCCAGTAAACCGTTCGACCAATTCACGATCGAACAGATCGCCGGCGACTTGTTGCCCGACGCCGACACGTCGCAACTGATCGCGACGGCCTTTCATCGCAACACGATGACCAACAACGAAGGCGGTACGAATGACGAAGAGTTTCGTAACGTCGCCGTCGTCGATCGCACCAACACCACCTTCGCCGTGTGGATGGGGACAACGATGGCGTGTGCCCAGTGTCACACGCATAAGTTTGATCCGATCACCCAAGAGGAATACTTTCGGATCTTTGCGTTCTTCAACAGCTCCGCCGACCAAGACCGCAAGGATGAATCGCCGACTATCGAAATCGTCACTCCACAGCAGCGCCAACAACGCGCTGACTTGAAGCGAGAAATCGAATCGCTGCAAAAACAGTTGCGGCAACCGTCCGCCGAGATTGACACGGATTTTACGCGTTGGTTGGACGAACATCGGTCGGCGCCACGTTGGCAAACCCTGACGCCGATCGCCGCAGAATCGGAATCTCGATCCTTGGAAATCCGTGACGACGGTACGGTCCAAGCGAATGGCCAAAAGGCGGACAAGGATCGCTACCGCATTCAGGTCAGCTTGGATCAACAGAACGCCCCGGCCGAATTCGAACATCTGCGTCTGCGGGTTCATCCAAAACAAACGGCCAATTTCGTGCTGACATCTTTGGAGATCCGCACATCGGCGGGTGAAGTGGTGGCGATACAAAAGGTCGCCAGTGACTATCACCAAAACGGTTTTGCCCCCGAAGGCATTCTGAAATCCGAAAAACCGAACGATCATGGATGGGCAATCGCCGGTCAGACCGGCCGCGAACACGACTTGACGGTTAGGCTGTCGCGAACGCTGACACCGGCCGATGGACCGCTAGAAGTGTTTTTGACACAGCGATCCAAGCACAAACGTCACCTGTTGGATCATTTTTCGATCCAGGCGACTGCATCGGACGATGCCATGCGTTGGGCCGAATTGCCGGTCGACGTGCGTCAAAAACTAGTGATCAAGAACGCGAATCGTTCCGACGCACTAATCAAGCGTTTGCGAGAATACCACCGTGGCATCACCCGTGTTCTGCGACCGACGCGACAGCGATTGGCCCGGGCCGAAAAAGAACTCGCCGCGATCCGGCCGCAAACGACGGTCCCGGTGATGAAAGAATTGCCGGCCGACCAACAACGCGTCACTCACATCCAAATTCGCGGCAACTATCAAAGCAAGGGCGATGTCGTTACGCCCGGAACGCCGGCGGCCCTGCATCCGCTGGTGCCACATCCGTCCAAACCGGCGCCCGACCGCATGGACCTGGCCCGTTGGTTGGTCGCCGCGGATAACCCGTTGACCGCCCGCGTCATTGCGAATCGCCACTGGGAAACGTTGTTCGGCATTGGCATCGTTTCCACCAGCGAGGAATTTGGTTCGCAAGGCGAACTGCCATCGCACCCCGAATTGCTGGATCACTTGGCCAACGAGTTGACGACCGGTGGCTGGGACCTGAAACGCTTGCTTCGCCAGATCGTCAACAGCCAGACTTACCGTCAATCATCCACCGTGGATGCGGCCTTGGCGGCAACCGATCCAGACAACCGCTTGCTGAGCCGCGGACCACGCCATCGCATTCCAGCCGAAATGATTCGCGACCAAGCCCTGGCCGCCGCCGGTTTGCTGTCGCACAAAATGCACGGCCCGCCGGTTCGGCCACCGCAACCCGAGTTGGGGCTGAAGGCGGCGTTCGGCAACGACACCGACTGGACCACCAGCACGGGCGAAGACCGATACCGCCGCGGCCTGTACACGATGTGGCGGCGATCGAATCCGTACCCGTCGATGGCCGTTTTCGACGCCCCCAGTCGCGAGGTCTGCACCGTTCGACGCGACCGCACGAACACTCCGCTGCAAGCACTGGTAACACTCAATGACCCGGTGTATGTCGAAGCCGCGCGAGGACTGGCGTTTCGACTGATCGCCCGACACGACAGCGATCTCCAGCGGGTCACATGGGCGTTTCGACACGCGCTGGCCCGTTCGCCAACCGACGCCGAAGCCCAGCGGTTGATCGGATTCGTTCGTCGAATGCGACAGCACTACACCGACCATCTGGATCAAGCCCGACGGTTGACCCGCCCGGAACATTTGCCGCCGCCGATGGCGGGATCGAGCGTTGCGGACGATGAAATGGCAATCGCGGATCAAGCCGCGTGGACGGTCGCCTGTAATGTGGTGCTTAACTTGGACGAAATCTTGATGAAGCGGTAA
- a CDS encoding aldose epimerase family protein, with protein sequence MAVFVASPVMADVQQADFDSIRLYTLKNSSGMEISVTNFGAIITSIKVPDRDGKFDDVALGYDSVDKYINAVDKPYFGAVVGRYGNRIAEGTFKLDGQTYTLAKNNPPNHLHGGIIGFDKVVWNAETKSTDRGDAVVLRYTAKDMEEGYPGKLDVTVTYTLTNDNEVIIDYHATTTKATPVNLTQHTYFNLKGEGRGTILDHELLINAKRFTPVDETLIPTGELAPVSGTPFDFTEAKAIGRDIGQDHQQLKFGLGYDHNFVLDREGKGMALAARVHEPISGRVLEVTTTEPGVQFYCGNFLDGRLTGKSGQPYVHRGGFCLETQHFPDSPNQPEFPSTILRPGKAYETTTKWKFTVKE encoded by the coding sequence ATGGCGGTCTTTGTTGCAAGTCCCGTGATGGCGGATGTCCAGCAGGCGGATTTTGATTCGATCCGGCTTTACACGCTGAAAAATTCGTCGGGCATGGAAATCAGCGTGACCAACTTTGGCGCGATCATTACCAGCATCAAAGTCCCGGATCGTGACGGCAAGTTTGACGATGTCGCACTGGGGTATGACAGCGTCGACAAGTACATCAATGCGGTCGACAAGCCGTACTTTGGTGCGGTCGTGGGCCGCTATGGCAACCGCATTGCCGAAGGGACCTTCAAATTGGACGGCCAGACTTACACGCTGGCGAAGAACAATCCGCCGAACCATTTGCACGGGGGGATCATTGGATTCGACAAAGTGGTTTGGAACGCCGAAACAAAGTCCACCGACCGGGGTGACGCGGTCGTGTTGAGGTACACCGCCAAAGACATGGAAGAAGGCTATCCCGGCAAGCTGGACGTCACGGTGACCTACACCCTCACCAACGATAACGAAGTCATCATCGACTATCACGCGACGACCACCAAGGCGACGCCGGTCAATTTGACCCAGCACACCTATTTCAATCTGAAGGGCGAAGGTCGCGGGACGATTTTGGATCACGAGTTGTTGATCAACGCCAAGCGATTCACGCCGGTCGATGAAACCTTGATCCCCACCGGCGAATTGGCACCGGTCAGCGGTACCCCGTTCGACTTCACCGAGGCCAAAGCAATCGGCCGTGACATCGGCCAAGATCACCAGCAACTGAAATTCGGTCTCGGATACGACCACAACTTTGTGCTGGACCGCGAAGGCAAGGGCATGGCCTTGGCCGCCCGCGTTCACGAACCCATCAGCGGTCGCGTGCTAGAAGTCACCACGACCGAACCGGGGGTTCAGTTTTACTGTGGCAACTTCTTGGACGGTCGTTTGACGGGCAAGTCGGGACAACCCTACGTGCATCGTGGCGGGTTCTGCTTGGAAACCCAACACTTTCCCGATAGTCCGAACCAGCCCGAATTTCCGTCGACGATCCTGCGGCCTGGTAAGGCTTACGAAACGACGACGAAGTGGAAATTCACCGTGAAGGAATAG
- a CDS encoding YidC/Oxa1 family insertase periplasmic-domain containing protein: MERRLFTFVLASSAFFVVYMGLRILFDVQPPPPANGDPAGVRPAAESLADADTPSDADDATAADDSETADNAEATTDSDPIVAAESADESAAQTQAEDAEAVDRPGRQTWASLGSMAPDSPYFMMVTLTNRGGGIERIELTERNENGRLKYRRVDTRSGYMGYLAGQPASRIDGVAVNVVGQGTPAATAVAESGEIGLRVGDVVIAVAGTPVTTADEIDQALIDTEPGDEVTLEVIRGKPQNDPESDSASSSDQTLVFKVTLTEHPLDLVRLASQGGPEQVPGNLTRLSCLLSLEKINRKSIPAGGSRINGMLDATAALWESEITPADDGDADKPAGDLRAVFRLPLSAADLDDASSGLEMQRGYTVRPGSYDIGLDVQIRNPGDSPQEVAYRLEGVNGMTLEGWWYSNKISPNWGGAAARDVVYKTPAMGHDLISGYAMLKQARNEPQSPNHVIFAPDGDDRSKQLSYIGVDAQYFTVAYVPGEGEAMNSFRRAVAGIVADPKAIPDDQERAVNVSFYVDSNVAQLGPGESLQEQLVLFAGPKRPELLANYGLGDTIYYGWFSWPAKLLAGVLHFMYSLIGNYAVAIVMLTVVVRGMMFPLSRKAAINAQKMQELAPEMKKIAEKYKDDMEGRLKAQRELQQRVGFNPMAGCLPMFLQLPIFIGLYRALSVDIELRQAAFASWTNWASNLAGPDMLAYWGDWLWEYLSGRGTGWLGPYFNILPVVVMGLFLMQQKMFMPPATDEQTEMTQKVMTYMTLVMGLFFFRVPAGLCIYFITSSLWGICERMIVKRTIPQGKHFDSAVLEGTAARSSSSSSLADRLRQQLAPEEPQAERPNKRKRPVITQKGGKKRR, encoded by the coding sequence GTGGAACGCCGCCTGTTTACCTTTGTCCTTGCCTCCTCGGCGTTTTTCGTCGTCTACATGGGTCTGCGGATCCTGTTCGATGTTCAACCGCCGCCCCCCGCCAACGGCGATCCTGCCGGAGTGCGACCGGCCGCGGAATCGCTGGCCGACGCCGACACCCCGTCGGATGCCGATGACGCGACGGCCGCCGACGATTCGGAGACCGCCGACAACGCGGAGGCGACCACCGATTCCGATCCGATTGTCGCAGCTGAATCCGCCGACGAATCCGCCGCCCAAACGCAGGCCGAAGACGCCGAAGCGGTGGACCGTCCCGGCCGTCAAACTTGGGCGTCCCTAGGGTCGATGGCCCCCGATTCGCCGTACTTCATGATGGTCACCCTGACCAACCGAGGCGGCGGAATTGAACGGATCGAGCTGACCGAACGCAACGAAAACGGCCGTCTAAAGTACCGCCGGGTGGACACCCGCAGCGGATACATGGGTTACCTGGCCGGCCAACCCGCGTCACGGATCGATGGCGTCGCCGTCAACGTCGTGGGGCAGGGGACCCCGGCGGCCACCGCGGTTGCCGAATCCGGCGAAATCGGGCTGCGTGTCGGTGACGTCGTGATCGCGGTCGCGGGCACCCCGGTCACGACTGCCGATGAAATCGATCAGGCATTGATCGACACCGAACCGGGCGACGAAGTCACGTTGGAAGTCATCCGTGGAAAGCCGCAAAACGATCCGGAAAGCGACAGTGCTTCGTCGTCAGATCAAACGTTGGTGTTCAAGGTCACGCTGACCGAACACCCATTGGATTTGGTTCGCTTGGCGTCCCAGGGTGGTCCGGAACAGGTCCCCGGCAACCTAACGCGGCTGTCGTGCCTGCTGTCGCTTGAAAAAATCAATCGCAAATCCATCCCGGCCGGCGGCAGTCGGATCAACGGGATGCTGGACGCGACCGCTGCGCTGTGGGAAAGCGAAATCACGCCGGCCGACGATGGCGATGCCGACAAACCGGCCGGCGATTTGCGGGCCGTGTTTCGGCTGCCCTTATCGGCGGCCGATCTGGATGACGCATCGTCGGGCCTGGAAATGCAACGCGGTTACACCGTGCGTCCTGGCAGCTATGACATCGGGTTGGATGTCCAGATTCGCAACCCCGGTGATTCACCCCAAGAAGTCGCCTATCGCTTGGAAGGCGTCAACGGGATGACGCTGGAAGGTTGGTGGTACAGCAACAAAATCAGCCCGAACTGGGGCGGTGCGGCCGCCCGCGATGTCGTCTACAAGACGCCCGCGATGGGTCACGATTTGATCAGCGGTTATGCGATGCTGAAACAAGCACGCAACGAACCGCAAAGCCCCAATCATGTGATCTTTGCCCCCGACGGTGATGACCGATCCAAACAGCTCAGCTACATCGGCGTGGACGCCCAGTATTTCACCGTGGCGTATGTGCCCGGCGAAGGCGAAGCGATGAATTCGTTCCGCCGTGCGGTCGCGGGAATCGTCGCGGACCCCAAGGCGATCCCGGATGATCAAGAACGTGCCGTCAACGTTTCGTTCTACGTCGACAGTAATGTGGCCCAACTGGGACCCGGCGAATCATTGCAAGAACAGTTGGTGCTGTTCGCCGGCCCCAAGCGGCCCGAACTGCTGGCCAATTATGGACTGGGCGACACGATTTATTACGGCTGGTTTTCCTGGCCCGCCAAATTGCTGGCCGGTGTCCTGCACTTCATGTATTCGCTGATCGGCAACTATGCGGTCGCGATCGTCATGCTGACGGTCGTGGTGCGTGGCATGATGTTTCCGCTAAGCCGCAAGGCAGCGATCAACGCCCAGAAGATGCAAGAACTTGCACCGGAGATGAAAAAGATCGCCGAGAAGTACAAGGACGACATGGAAGGTCGTTTGAAGGCCCAGCGGGAATTGCAACAACGCGTCGGGTTCAATCCGATGGCCGGTTGTCTGCCGATGTTCCTGCAGTTGCCGATCTTCATCGGTTTGTACCGCGCGCTGTCGGTCGACATTGAATTGCGACAAGCGGCGTTTGCGTCATGGACCAACTGGGCATCCAACTTGGCCGGTCCTGACATGTTGGCCTACTGGGGCGATTGGTTGTGGGAATACCTTTCCGGGCGTGGAACCGGATGGTTGGGACCGTACTTCAACATCTTGCCGGTGGTCGTCATGGGCCTGTTCTTGATGCAACAAAAGATGTTCATGCCGCCGGCAACCGATGAACAGACCGAAATGACACAGAAGGTGATGACCTACATGACCCTGGTCATGGGGCTGTTTTTCTTCCGTGTCCCGGCCGGGCTGTGCATCTATTTCATCACCAGCAGCCTGTGGGGCATCTGCGAACGCATGATCGTCAAACGCACGATCCCGCAGGGCAAGCACTTTGACTCGGCGGTCTTGGAAGGCACCGCGGCACGTTCGTCGTCGTCATCCAGCCTGGCCGACCGCTTGCGTCAACAGCTTGCACCGGAGGAGCCGCAAGCCGAGCGGCCGAACAAACGCAAACGCCCGGTGATCACTCAAAAGGGCGGCAAAAAGCGACGTTAA
- a CDS encoding amidohydrolase family protein, which translates to MHLSGQLLRLRIPDRGPIRAGQPGRAASGDTATDPSLDRPVPLDSHPVELVPGQIWIRHGRIERVAWGETSQDADLGGDDCVIMPGLVDAHLHLPQFDVIGAHGTTLLRWLNESVFPAESLWSAPEYAAAMTERVIRQLHGVGTTAIAAYATVHHQGTMAALRTAQRMGVKGVIGQVLMDREAPEAWLENSDRQIETASATLDAFPPGSPLSAAVTPRFAVACSMDLLRRAGALAKQTRAIVQTHLAETVAECDLVSQRFDGLDYAGVYDQAGLLHSRSILGHGIHLDENQRRRLADRGAHIAHCPTANSFLRSGVMNRETLIESGISVGLGSDIGAGYERSMVRVARAMIEAAASIGQRFPTAAQAWWQITHGNARLIGMPPGERLSPGRPADLIIVRPDDDWHSRLADPLAGLMFGWDDRWIRQTIVDGRIVYPSR; encoded by the coding sequence ATGCACCTTTCCGGCCAACTGCTGCGACTTCGCATCCCCGACCGTGGCCCCATTCGAGCCGGCCAGCCGGGTCGCGCCGCCAGTGGCGACACTGCCACCGATCCTTCACTCGACCGCCCAGTTCCGCTTGATTCACACCCCGTCGAACTGGTCCCCGGCCAGATCTGGATCCGGCACGGGCGGATCGAACGCGTTGCGTGGGGCGAAACTAGCCAAGATGCGGACCTGGGGGGTGATGACTGTGTGATCATGCCGGGCTTGGTGGACGCCCACCTTCACTTGCCCCAGTTCGACGTCATCGGTGCCCACGGGACCACGCTCCTCCGCTGGCTGAACGAATCCGTCTTTCCCGCCGAATCTCTGTGGTCCGCTCCCGAATACGCCGCGGCGATGACCGAGCGTGTGATACGCCAACTGCATGGCGTGGGCACGACGGCGATTGCCGCCTACGCGACCGTTCATCACCAGGGGACGATGGCGGCCCTACGAACGGCCCAAAGAATGGGCGTGAAAGGAGTGATCGGCCAAGTCTTGATGGATCGCGAGGCCCCCGAAGCTTGGCTGGAAAATTCCGACCGCCAGATCGAAACCGCGTCGGCGACCTTGGACGCCTTTCCGCCCGGATCCCCGTTGTCAGCGGCCGTCACACCGCGATTCGCCGTCGCCTGTTCGATGGATCTGCTAAGGCGGGCCGGTGCACTGGCGAAGCAGACTCGAGCCATCGTTCAAACGCATTTGGCCGAAACGGTCGCCGAGTGCGATTTGGTTTCCCAGCGTTTCGATGGTCTGGATTACGCCGGCGTTTATGACCAGGCGGGACTATTGCATTCGCGATCCATCCTGGGCCACGGGATCCACCTGGATGAAAACCAAAGGAGAAGGCTGGCGGATCGCGGTGCCCACATCGCCCATTGCCCGACGGCGAACAGTTTTCTGCGTTCAGGTGTGATGAACCGAGAAACGCTGATCGAATCGGGCATTTCCGTCGGCTTGGGCAGCGATATCGGTGCCGGTTACGAACGCAGCATGGTCCGCGTCGCCCGCGCAATGATCGAAGCGGCCGCTTCGATCGGCCAGCGATTCCCGACGGCCGCTCAGGCCTGGTGGCAAATCACCCATGGCAATGCCCGTCTGATCGGCATGCCGCCCGGTGAACGCCTGTCGCCGGGCCGACCAGCCGACCTGATCATCGTGCGGCCGGATGACGATTGGCACAGTCGCCTTGCGGATCCGCTGGCGGGTCTGATGTTCGGTTGGGACGACCGCTGGATCCGGCAAACGATCGTCGACGGCCGGATCGTCTATCCATCGCGTTGA
- the tyrS gene encoding tyrosine--tRNA ligase, which yields MNSLLEDLQWRGLIHQCTDQDALSKLLDSGSQTIYIGFDPTATSLHVGGLMQLMMLRRFQRAGHRPIALVGGATGMIGDPSGKSEERNLQTADQLERNVAGVEAQMRQFLDFDGDDGAILLNNYQWMKDYSYLEFLRDVGKNFPVGTMLGKDSVRSRLGSDAGLSYTEFSYMLLQAYDFVYLAQHHGCQIQAGGSDQWGNVTAGIDLGRRMLGKTLYGFTAPLLTTSDGRKMGKTESGAIWLDPQRTSPYAFYQYWINVEDADVMKCIAYLTEIDREEYESLQSDTESNPGARAAQKRLAQWMTEFVHGQQGLDSALRASKILFGGEIGDADDAQLKEIFADVPSETVPRDRLSGEGLWIVEALQISGLVSSSGEARRAIKEGGVYVNNQRAGDQQMKLTIDDLASESMLVLRRGKRKYSLLRFE from the coding sequence GTGAACAGTCTGTTAGAAGATCTTCAGTGGCGTGGTCTGATCCACCAATGCACCGACCAAGACGCGTTGTCCAAATTGCTGGATTCCGGGTCGCAAACGATCTACATCGGCTTTGACCCGACGGCGACCAGCCTGCACGTCGGCGGGCTGATGCAATTGATGATGCTGCGACGCTTTCAGCGTGCCGGCCACCGCCCCATCGCATTGGTCGGCGGCGCCACCGGCATGATCGGTGACCCCAGTGGAAAGAGCGAAGAAAGAAATCTGCAAACCGCCGACCAGTTGGAACGCAACGTCGCGGGTGTCGAAGCTCAGATGCGACAGTTCCTGGATTTCGACGGCGATGACGGCGCGATCCTGTTGAACAACTATCAATGGATGAAGGATTACAGTTATCTGGAATTCCTGCGCGACGTCGGCAAAAACTTTCCCGTCGGCACGATGCTGGGCAAAGACTCCGTGCGTTCGCGACTGGGCAGCGATGCGGGACTGAGCTACACCGAGTTCAGCTACATGCTGTTGCAAGCCTATGACTTTGTCTACTTGGCCCAACATCACGGCTGTCAAATTCAGGCCGGCGGAAGCGATCAATGGGGCAACGTCACCGCGGGCATCGACCTGGGTCGGCGAATGCTGGGCAAGACGCTTTACGGATTCACCGCGCCGTTGCTGACGACCAGCGATGGCCGAAAGATGGGTAAGACGGAAAGCGGCGCGATCTGGTTAGATCCCCAGCGAACCAGCCCGTATGCGTTCTACCAGTATTGGATCAACGTCGAAGATGCCGACGTGATGAAGTGCATCGCGTACCTGACAGAAATCGATCGCGAGGAATACGAATCGCTTCAAAGCGACACGGAATCCAACCCGGGCGCCCGCGCCGCACAGAAACGACTGGCTCAGTGGATGACCGAATTTGTCCACGGACAACAAGGTCTGGATTCGGCCCTACGCGCATCGAAAATCTTGTTCGGTGGCGAAATCGGCGACGCAGATGACGCTCAATTAAAAGAGATCTTTGCGGACGTCCCCAGCGAAACGGTGCCGCGCGACCGCTTGTCGGGCGAAGGCCTGTGGATCGTCGAAGCACTGCAGATTTCAGGGCTGGTATCCAGCAGCGGCGAAGCCCGCCGTGCGATCAAGGAAGGCGGCGTTTATGTGAACAACCAACGTGCCGGCGATCAGCAGATGAAGCTGACCATCGATGACTTGGCCAGCGAATCGATGCTGGTGTTGCGCCGCGGCAAACGCAAATACTCGCTGCTGCGTTTCGAATAA